The DNA region CTATACAAGGTCTTTGTCACTTTACCTATTTTTGGAAGGAATTTCAATTTTAATAGTTATTTCTTTTAGTTGTCACTATGCCATTAATATATTATGTTTGATGTTACTTTAGGGCATTAGTGGTTAAAATATTATCCCTTGTTTCTGGTTTGGTATCTCATTCTTAAGTTTCCTACAGAATTTTACTGTCATCTTCAAGGCAACACCTCGTTTGCAGCAGCACTGATGCAATTTCACTGAAGATTTGTGATAATTGGAAAAAGAAGTGCCAGTTAAAGGAAGCTGTGTCTGCCATAGCATATAACCTCTGTACCTCAACGTATCAATGTGAAAAGGTTTCTTCTATCCAGTAAGTATTTTGCAAAGGATTCAAAACTTTACAGCTATTTACTGAATAACCCAAGCTAGGTTGCCTGTCAGAAAGGTAGATTGGTTACAGACATCCATGTGTGTTTCAGGTTTTTCCATTTATAACAGTTtacaaaactttgaaaaataggCAAGTCCGTAATTACAAAAATGAGAGCTCCTGGGGAGTCAAAACTCCATAGTTTTTGTCTCCTCACATCCCATTTGGAAGCCTGTTGTGATTTCTAAGGAGCCTGCTAGGGCAGTTTAGCTGGCAGCCAGTTCAGACAGTGTTTTATTTAAGAGCAAAGTTACAGAACTACAGCAGCTGTCACGTGTCAGCAGTTGATTGGAATATTCAGATAGTCCTCACAGGAGCATTTGAGTCAAAAGTGATTATCTGCCATTCAACAAACAGGTCTACAGTATGGAGTCTACCAAAAAACACTTATGCTTCAAGGCTTCCTGGTAGAAAAACTGCTGTATTTAGAAGATGAAGCCACTTTCAGCAGTTCCTTCTTGCAATCACAGTGTTTGTATGCACGTATAAACACTAAGTGCCATAACATGCTTGGATTCTTGTGTTGGATGTAGCTCCATTTTTAAAGTAGTGTAAATCtgaaggagggaaggaatggAGAGAGTAGATGACAATCCAGTACATTAATCTTCTTcatagtaactttttttttctcccttcctacACCTCTGAATCCTAGAACTGTCTCTAAACTCACAGGAATGCAGACAGGCTGGGATTGAAACTATAGAAGATTTATAAAACCTACTTCAAAATTATTCTGCTTGCAATTAAATACATTAAGAACAGGTTCCCAGAAGATTATCAAATTAATATCATTGAAAGGTAGCAGATGGTATTTTTAAATCTCTCAGGACAccattgtttgcttttctttaacatATCCTACCTGATTTTGAAGCAGGGTAGCACTGAGTTATGTTGTAGGTTTATATTTGTGCCTGTACCAAAACAAAAGGACACTTCAATAGCTACAAGCCCTCGTTCTAGCTAGGCTAGCTCCAGGTTTTCTAAAAACAATCATTTATCTTGGTGGAAGGcctagcttaaaaaaaaaaaagccacttgtAATAGATTTTCCATTCTGGTAAATTCTGCTCTCTGAGCAAACATTTGTTCTAGACTGGTCATTGCCATACCCTGTTACTGCTCCAGAACCCCAGTGCACGTGACGAGGGATGTGCAATTTTCTGATGCCATCAGTGAAACAGAAACAGTCTGAGCAAACACTTACGTGTTCTGCCAGATCTCATCACCAAGGCAGTGTTACAAAGCCAGCTGTAGAACTAAAGAGTAGCAGGGTAACCCCCAAACCGCACAGCATTGCGGGTCAGAAGATTTATAATacccaaataataaaaatgttttttcttttatgacatctccttcccccaccccacaaACCAGAATTCCTCTCTTTACAAAATGCTGCATAggaacaaattttttttttttttttgccttttctgaaaCTTGTATTTATCAGTGTCATTCTGTCTGTACTATACTCTGATTTAATCTTTTGTTTACTGTATTACTATAAAATGCTAAAACCTTGTTAATGTGTAAAATTACTTGGGATTATTTGACTGctgtttttgtaaagaaaagatCCTGAAAGAGTTGCTGTAGTTAAGTAAAGTCTGCAGTGCTCAAACAGACCGCATCTGTGTAACCTTCCTGTAGCACGGACTCACACTGTGACAGGTAGAACAGGACAGAGTGCAACATGCCACACCAGCTTGAAGTGCTTGGCCTGATTTTAAGCTGCAGTTGCCTGTAGCAAGTGCCATCAACTAAAACCCCTCCCCTTCTGTGCTTGTAGCAATTTGCTCAGGTAAAGAAACTAACAGATGGTCAGCTTACGATTATTCATTAtgaaacaagtaaaaaaaagtttattgaaGCCATCTACAGCTCCTAGAGAGGAGCTGGCCATGTTAACAATTACTGCCACAGCACACATTACCTTTCTGATTTGCAATGTGTTTCGAAGCAACCCTTAAAGGACAGCTGGGACTTCTAGGCACATCCTACTTCTCtcttttaaatagaaaacagcACCTGGAGGTTTATGGTTCCTGTTCCACAGGAGGCACAAATTCTTTAGATCTAAAATGTGAAAGGGTGAGTttaattccttttctgttttgatcCAATGTAGCATGTACTAAAATACATCTCCTGAACACAGTAAGTGAAGCAGTTCAGGGCGGAGTTCTCCAAGTATGCTCACGCCTCCAAATTTATGGAAATCAGCAGAAGTTTGATTTTGGGTTCAGCTGGGCCACAGCTAACTATGTTCAGAAACCTAACTTCTGCTGCATTGAATCTTGGTGTCATTGTAGGCTACTCCGAAACTGGAGTTACTTCAGGAGTTCCCTGATTCTTCAGAATGTTCTTTTCATCATCTACAACTTCATTTCGTGCTCATTCTTCAGATATAAAGGACAAAATCCTCAGGTCCAGGCTGCTTTTGGGTAACCGTAGAGCTAAaggttaaaacaaagaagataGTAACTAATCCATGGGATCTAGAATTGTTCACATGCGCTACTTAACATGCAGATAACATGCTTGGGGAATGTAGAATATCTTTCAAGAAGTCATTAGTAATGTTTAAAAATTGATACTCCAGAGGTGTATATTCCCTTTCAGCTTTCTCTGGCTCTTGTAGCTACTGTCAAATAAGTGACAAAGACAAGTTACTTTGCACAGCCGCTCATGAAAAATATGATCTGCTAGGTATGTGGCTTAAGTAGATTTTAGAACCAGACAAAACATGGCAGAAGATGTGGCTGATAACATTTAGAATAACATGAGGCAGTAGCAATAAATCTACCtcacaaattatttaaaaatccaGACCTAATGTATCAGCAAACAAGAAGAGCAGCTCTTAAGAGAGAGCTGCAGCCCTCTGCTAGAAATAGCACCAAGGGACAGAACAGGTCTGGTCTACTCTGGCACTGTGCAGCAACTAAGGTGCAGATTAGAAACAGTGAAAATTCTGTTTGCATGACGGCTGGCAGCCCTCCTGATGTGCCTCGGTGTTATGGGGAGGTGTTTATCTGGGCGCTGCTACCCACCCTGCTGCGGTATCCTCGCTCAGCCATGCGCTTGGCTTCTTGCCGCACCAACTCCTCGCAGCGCTGCCTGAGGGagcgctcctcctcctcctcctccctctgccGCTCCTGCTCCTCTTGCTCTTGCAAGCGGCGTTCTGTCACCTGAGCAGAGGAAAGACGAGGGTGGTTACAGCTCACATACGTACAGAAAAGGCCAGGAACCTGCGTTTTGAGGCAGGACTGCAGCAAGGTTTTAACACAACAAGGTTTAGCAGACACACCAGTAGCACTGGCTCAGTCAACAGGTTACAGGACAAAACCACGGGCTGTGTGGACACTTATCTGTCCACATGGGACTAGGAATGTCCTGAACCGAACTCTCAGAATCCCAGTAATCCTCTGCAACAGTACctttctgtgcattttccaGAAGTAACATTTGTGTAAATACACTGCAGCAACACCTTCAACATTTGGGTACAACACATCTGAAAAAGCAAACGATACCTGAGCTTCCAATTCCTGTCTGCGAGCCGTCTGCAGTTCCTTCTCTTGCTCTTTCTCTCGCCTCGTCAGTTCTTTTGCCTCCTCAAGTTCTCTGATCAGTTGCTCCCGATACTTTACAGACTCTTCTTGGGCTCGTCTGTTTAATTCCATCTTCTCTTGGATCTGGCGCTGTCTGCCTGCAAGGACCTTTGTGAAGTGAGAGGATAAGTCAGGAAAGCAGCCAGACTTAAAAGCAGAACTGGGGAAATCTTGGTGTAGACAGTTAAACAGTTATCAGAAAATGTGTCAGACCAACAGAAAATCTCTCCCTCAAGTACTGGAGGCTATAACCCACTAGAGGGAACAACAGCTTTGTCATACCAAGAGAGACACCAAATCAAAGAAAGGCATCACCTCATTCATCAGGCGATCTCTGGCCAccttctctctttcccattcttcttccctcttctcccaAACTTTTTTAGCTTCTTCTCTAAAGGCAAGGAGAAGAATTGTCTCTAAGTTTGCTACTTACAGTTAAATattgcatacacacacacactccctgGGCATAGATGAGCTACCCTGTGCTTGAGAGGAGGGCTCAGTTTGCTTTTTGCATTTGTTCCCATGCCGCTAGCGTGTCCACCCCACCTGTGCCTATTCTGGAGAACCACTCTGACCTCCCTGCTACTGAAAAGCAGTAGCACAGTGAAGGAAACGCTGGCTTGGAGCAGGATTTCTTGGATGCTGAGGTCTGCCCCAAGAACAGAATGAAGAAAGAAGACCTCAGTTCTACTGCAGCATCTCCACAACAGCAAGGCCAGCGAAACACCTCTTCCTAATGTCCACATTTAACAAACATTAATGGAGCCTGCCAATCAGGCAAGAATATTCAGCACATGGTGGCTTTAGATGAAATGCAGAGGTGTGTAAACTCACCTAAAAATAGTCTGGAGCTCcgcctccctctccttctctagCTGGAGCTGTTCCTCAATGACACGTTTCATCCAGGCAACGTCTGCGACAGCCCGTTCTCGTCTCGCTGACTGGCGGCGCTGATCCTCATCTTCTTTCTCGAGGAGGGCTAACAAGATTTGTCTGTCTGTTTCCTTGAGAAAAGCCAAAAGAGTAACAACTGTCCAACAGCCTTCTATCCTGCGTGCAAAACAACTCTGTACCAAGTTACTGGTGACACAGTGTTGAGGGTATGCTCAGATTCTCTATGATCTTTTTGTTCCAGCCCCATTCACAAGCCAGAAGGGGTTTCCTAACTACTTACCTGCAGGCATTAGAGGCAGACACAAATGAAACACAAAGGGTACAGTTCCTTCAACACACAGTCTCTATAAGGTATAAATCAAGGGGTATTTCCTCTTACCAGCTCCTCCTGTATCTGCTGGGCTCGTCTCTTTAACTGGGCATTACACTGATGCCTCAAAAAGCggctgaagaagaagaaaaaaaaaaaaagaacatctaAACTCACTCTGAAGCCCTATTTTATTATATACCAGCACTCAAGAGGGTACATTTATGATGATAATATTTACAGGCAACAGAGGTACCTGCTACCTCTAACATGAACGAGAAGTAACAGCACCAATGCATTTACTTATTAGCTCTtctaacaaaacccaaacatctACAACCCACCCCTGCTATTGGAAATACCTCCTTGTGCCGCCCCTACTGCCATGGAGATAGGAAAGGATTCTACCCATCCCTGCTGAAAGCTACGTTTGATCCCGTACCCAAGCTCAGTCTTCTTCCGGTGCTCTtccatttgtttcctttcttcttctaagTTTTCCAGCTCCCACCGTTGCTTTAATAAAttctcttgctcttttttcagctttgttgcctaatatatgtgaaaagggaaaaaaaaacactaagagAGAGTACTTCAGAGAGCTAGGACATCCCAGAGAAAACATTTGAGTTTGTCCCATAGTCTTTGCTTTGCAAGCAAAACCATCATTGTGGTAAATATTCcacattcattttctgtgtcttACTGGCTCACAGCACAAGAGACAGGGTGAGGAGCTTCAGCTGCCAAGGCCTCTGACCTGAACCTAGCATAGCACACTCAGAAGTTTCTACAAGTTTACAAGTGCTCACATTTCACGAGGAGCAAATGAAGTCTACGAGAGTTCAGTTAATATGCCAGTGTTCACAGGAGAGGTCTGCTTTACTGACAGAACAATAGCCACAGCTAGTTTGTTCCAGGTTTAATCCAGAAGAAACCTGGGGGTAAGAGGTCGGGTCAGTGCTGCTCTATTTCTAAGTAAAACCATGAACTTCCTTCTCAGATGAAAAGAGACTAAAGGTTACCTCTGTCTCCTGTAGTTTCAGTTCTTCTATCTGCTGCAACAATATCTCTGCttgcttcttctcttccagccGACGCTTCTCTTCCTCTTGTCTCATTCTCTCCAGAGCTTCCCTTCGTGCAATTTCATACTTGTTTTCGTAGCGCTTTCTCTCTTCTCGTTCAGTTGCTTCTTGCTTATTGAGCCAAAACAAAGCACAGGTGGTTACAAATATGAGCAGATTACCttataaagctttattttattattattactgctgAAACCCGTATTTGAAGGCCTTTATTATGCTTTCATATTGAAATCACTACACTGCCATATCCAGGATTTGCATATTGCAGTATCAAATTCATGAAGTTTAGCTATGAATGCTAGGAGAACAACAAACGGCCAAATCCTACTCCTCCCACAACCTGCCTGCCAGCTCAGGTGCTCCAGGAGCCCGCCCTGAGCACCAGTGACCAGAAACCCCGCAGCATACctgctttttttgctttagCTGATCACCCCACGCCTCCACAACGTGCCTCCTGTGCAGCTCCGACTCCACCTGCAGACAGAGAGGTGGCATcgccagcagtgccagcagcacccgGAGGGACCCTGGAGCACCTGGCCCAGCCCCTGCAGAGCTCCGGGTGTCCTCGGTGCCCACGGGTCCCGAGCTCAGCGTCCTGGGAAATGCTACAGCGAGACTGAAACcggagctgtggctgctgcagcagcatggcAGCAGAACAACGAACAGGGAAGCACTGCAGACAGGGCATGCACAGCTCTGGAAAGCACCAAGGCTTTGTACAGACCCTGAAAATCCGCTCTCGGTGCCAGGCCGGATTGCTGACCCTCCGGCAGCTGACCCTCGGGCCATTTCCCTTCCTTGCCTCCCACTCGCCAGCTCTCGGGGCTATCCCTGCGCTGTGACTCGTGCTGAGAGCCACCAGCAGACACTCGAGGCGCTTCCCGTTAAAACGGGGCGAAACCAGCACGGGACACGCAGAGGAGCGGCCTCACCTCCCGCAGCTCGGCGCTGTTCTGCCTCCAGTGCTCGTACAGCAGCCGCTCGGCGACCTGCGGGGGACGACACGGGGAGGAGGGACGGCTGCTGggcggccctgcccggccctgtcccccccccctcggccctgccctgccctgcccggccctcacctcccggccccgccgctcccgGGCTGCCCGCagcgccccgctccgctcccgcAGCGCCTCGCCGGGCTCCCgcctcagctccctcagctcgGCCGCCAGCTCCTCGCTCTCCTCGGCCAGCAGccgcctcagccgctcccgccgccgctccagctcctcccGCCGGGCCTCCTGCGAGCTGCCGGGACACGGAGGGCGTcagggaggggacgggggggggcaccgagcgGCACCGGGCCCGCCCGGCcaggccctgccaggccccACCAGGCCTCACCCGGCCCTGCCCCGCTCGCACCTGGCCGGGAGGGCCCGCGGCTCGCTCCACCGAGCCTGCCTGGAGCTGTAGAGCTGGGCCCGTACGAAGCAGCGTTGGGCCCGCTCCCATTGCTGCCGGCCCCGCGCCTCCCGCTCCGCCGCACGGGCCCGGGCCTCCCGCAGCCACATCGCCCGCCGCCGGGCCGcggccgttgccatggcaacgcggGGAGCAGCTACGGGTGCCGCCGAGGGTCAAAAAGCACCGAGGGCACGGGGCTTcgcggggagggaggggcggGGTGTGCGGGCACCGCCTTCTCACGGCGCTGATTGGTGGGCGGGGAGGTGGGCGGGGCGTGAGGGGCGGTGGGCGGGGCTATGAGTGATGTGGGCGGGGCGTGTCGGGAGGTGGGCGGGGCTTCCCGGGGCGGTGAATAGGGTTTGCCTTGCAGTGGGCGGGGCTCCGGGGGCGGTGGGCGGGGCTTTGGGGGCGGTGGGCGTGGTTTCCcgggggtgggcggggctttGGGtgccggccgggccgggccatggcgctgctgctggagcacgaGTTCCGGCCGCTGCCCCCCGACGGGCGGGTGGAGACGCTGCCCTTCCTCGAGGCCGTGGCGCACCTGCCGCCCTTCTTCGGTAAGGGACGGGAACCGGCACCGGGACGGGCACCGGGACGGGAACCGGGACGGGAACAGGGGCAGGAACCGGGGCAGGAACCGCCCCGGGACGCTGCCGCCGCCGGGCAGAGGGCGCCTGGGTCCGCCCCGGTTCCCacgggggtgctgctgggtcCCGGTACTACCTCCCCCCGGTACTGCCCCCACCTCCCGGTACTGCCCCCCCGGTATTGCCCCCCCGGTACTACCCCTCGGTTCTGCCCCCCCGGTACTGCTCCCCCAGTACTACCCCCCGAGTAGTGCCCCCCCCGGTTCTGCTCCCCCGGTTCTGCCCCCCCCCGGTTCTTCCCTCCCGGTACTGCCCCCCTCGGTACTGCCCCCCCCGGTtctgcccccccccggtcccccggTAGCAGCCCCCGGCGGCGTTGCATCAGTGCCGGGCGTGGGTCGGCGCcttcccgtcccgtcccgtcccgtcccgtcccgcccGACCCGCCCGACCCGCCGAGCAGCCCCGTTGGGGAACGGCTCCGGGCGGGGGCGTCGCGGGGGTGGCACCGACcgagggcggcggggccgggccgaggcggagcagcagcagcaggagcagcagcacaatgCCCCGCTTTGTGCCCGCCCGTGGCTGGGGACGGCCGGGCACCACCGAGGGCCCTCGGGGTGGGCAGAGCCCCCCGGGCACCGGGAAGGATCTCGGGGTGCCCCCGGTACGGCCCCGGTGACCGCCgtcccctccccgtgtccccgcagaCTGCCTCGGGACGCCCATCGTGTACTCGCCTGTCAAGGCTGACCTGGCTGGAAACATCAAGGTAGGGGcacggggggctgcgggcgggggTCCTTCATCCCCTGGGACCCTTCATCCCATAGGACCCTTCATCTCCTTGGGGTCCTTCATCCCCCTGGGGCTCTTCATCCCCTAGGACCCTTCATCCCCTGGGACCCTTCATCCCCTGGGACCCTTCATCCCCTTGGGGTTCTTCATCCCCTTGGGGCTCTTTGTCCCCTAGGACCCTTCATCCCCTGGGACCCTTCATCCCCTTGGGGCTCTTCGTCCCTTGGGGCCCTTCATCCCCCCAGGACCCTTCTTCCCCCAGGACCCTTTAACCCCTGGGACTCTTCATCCCCCTCGGGAACCTTCATCCCCTAGGACCCTTCATCTCCTTGGGGTCCTTCATCCCTTTGGGGCTCTTTGTCCACTAGGACCCTTTAACCCCTGGGACCCTTCATCCCCCTTGGGACCCTTCATCCCCTTGGGACCCTTCATCCCCTTGGGGCCCTTCATCACCCCATAGAAGCTCTCGGGCTCCCCCGCTGCCGCAGCATCCCCAGCACTTGCTGCGGGTGCCCCGTTTGCACcaccccagccccgcagcccccagcagccacccccatttctctccttttccccccCATCCCGCAGAAGATCCGGGCTGTTTACGACTCCGACCCCGCCAAGTTCCAGACGCTGCAGGACATCCTACAGGTGGAGAAGGAGCTGCACGGCTCGGCCTGGCCCAAGACGGGCGCCACGCTGGCGCTGATGTGGTTGAAGAGGTGACTCAGGGCGCCGGCGGTGCCtttcccccaaaaccagccCCATGGCTCCGGCTGCTCCCCGGGCTGGGTTTTAGGGAGTGCTGCTGGTTCTGACCCCATCGGGAGCTTTGCTGATGCCCTCCCATCCCCTGCAAGGCGGTGTTTGCGTTCCTATAAATCCCCGCTGGGCTCCGTGCCCCACTCCAAGgttatggggttttgggggtctgGGTGCCCCCATGGGGATGCCGGGGGCTGTCACCCCACGTGGCAGTTCCCAAACCCCCCCCGTCAGCCCCGCTGTCCTCGCAGGGGCCTGAAGTTcatgctggtgctgctgcagagcatctCCGACGGCGAGCGGGACGAGGAGCACCCCAACCTCATCCGGGTGAACGCCCTGAAGGCTTACGAGGTCTCGCTGAAGAAATACCACGGCTGGATGCTGCAGAAGCTCTTCATGGTGAGCGGGACCACAGCTGCCCTGCCTGGAGCCCAAATCCCTGACGCTCACCCCGAGCAGCTCGGTGCTTTAGGAGAGATAAGGCGGCAGCTGCGGATGTGCAGCCCCTTGATTTATTTTAGGGATTATTTCCAGGGAGCCCCCACtggtgctggtgggaggctgctgctgggggaatCGTCCCGGGCACA from Anas platyrhynchos isolate ZD024472 breed Pekin duck chromosome 16, IASCAAS_PekinDuck_T2T, whole genome shotgun sequence includes:
- the GLTP gene encoding glycolipid transfer protein; this translates as MALLLEHEFRPLPPDGRVETLPFLEAVAHLPPFFDCLGTPIVYSPVKADLAGNIKKIRAVYDSDPAKFQTLQDILQVEKELHGSAWPKTGATLALMWLKRGLKFMLVLLQSISDGERDEEHPNLIRVNALKAYEVSLKKYHGWMLQKLFMGSVYALPYKSDLLKALEKGKDVKEEESIEKIHQFVSRVSPILDAIYEMYAAMNAELSYKA
- the TCHP gene encoding trichoplein keratin filament-binding protein — encoded protein: MATAAARRRAMWLREARARAAEREARGRQQWERAQRCFVRAQLYSSRQARWSEPRALPASSQEARREELERRRERLRRLLAEESEELAAELRELRREPGEALRERSGALRAARERRGREVAERLLYEHWRQNSAELREVESELHRRHVVEAWGDQLKQKKQQEATEREERKRYENKYEIARREALERMRQEEEKRRLEEKKQAEILLQQIEELKLQETEATKLKKEQENLLKQRWELENLEEERKQMEEHRKKTELGRFLRHQCNAQLKRRAQQIQEELETDRQILLALLEKEDEDQRRQSARRERAVADVAWMKRVIEEQLQLEKEREAELQTIFREEAKKVWEKREEEWEREKVARDRLMNEVLAGRQRQIQEKMELNRRAQEESVKYREQLIRELEEAKELTRREKEQEKELQTARRQELEAQVTERRLQEQEEQERQREEEEEERSLRQRCEELVRQEAKRMAERGYRSRLYGYPKAAWT